The Sesamum indicum cultivar Zhongzhi No. 13 linkage group LG2, S_indicum_v1.0, whole genome shotgun sequence genome contains a region encoding:
- the LOC105177940 gene encoding 4-coumarate--CoA ligase-like 5 gives MAEITEKPSNIDPRSGFCKANSTFYSKRKPVPLPSNDSLDVTTFISSRAHNGKIAFIDAATGRQLTFADVWRAVDAVASSLSADFGIRKGHVVLLLTPNSIYFPIVCLAVMSLGAIITTTNPLNTSREIAKQIADSKPVLAFTIPQLLPKLADSNLPVVLLGSECGTPNSSKLRIVASIEELMRREPRQSRVKERVHQNDTATLLYSSGTTGASKGVVSSHRNLIAMVQTVVNRFKLDEEEQTFICTVPMFHIYGLVAFATGLIASGSTVVILSKFEMDEMLMAIQKFSATYLPLVPPILVALVNHAEIIRKKYDLSSLHSVLSGGAPLSKEVIEGFSEKYPNVTILQGYGLTESTGVGASTDSLEESRKYGTAGLLSPSMEAKIVDPESGVALSVNQTGELWLKGPTIMKGYFSNEEATASTLDSEGWLRTGDLCYIDEDGFIFVVDRLKELIKYKGYQVPPAELEALLLTHPEIADAAVIPFPDKEVGQFPMAYVVRKTASTISENGVMDFIAKQVAPYKRIRRVAFVASIPKNPSGKILRKDLIKLAVSKM, from the exons ATGGCGGAAATCACTGAAAAGCCTTCCAACATTGATCCGCGCAGTGGATTCTGCAAAGCCAACTCCACCTTCTACAGCAAGCGCAAACCGGTGCCTCTTCCCTCCAATGATTCGCTCGATGTCACCACCTTCATCTCCTCCCGCGCCCACAACGGCAAGATTGCCTTCATTGACGCCGCCACCGGCCGCCAGCTGACTTTCGCCGATGTCTGGCGTGCCGTTGATGCCGTTGCCAGCTCGCTTTCTGCTGACTTTGGCATCCGTAAAGGCCATGTTGTCCTCCTGCTCACCCCTAACTCGATCTACTTCCCCATCGTCTGCCTCGCCGTTATGTCCCTCGGTGCCATCATCACCACCACCAATCCCCTCAATACTTCCCGCGAAATTGCGAAACAGATCGCGGATTCTAAGCCTGTGCTGGCCTTCACTATCCCGCAACTGCTGCCCAAACTCGCCGATTCAAATCTCCCAGTCGTCCTCCTTGGATCCGAATGTGGCACTCCCAACTCTAGCAAATTGAGAATCGTTGCGTCGATTGAGGAACTGATGAGGAGAGAACCGAGGCAGAGCCGAGTCAAGGAAAGAGTCCACCAAAACGACACGGCAACCCTTCTCTACTCCTCCGGCACAACCGGCGCCAGCAAAGGCGTCGTTTCCTCGCACAGAAACTTAATCGCGATGGTCCAAACCGTGGTAAACCGCTTCAAATTAGACGAAGAAGAGCAAACATTCATTTGCACAGTGCCAATGTTTCACATCTACGGATTAGTAGCCTTCGCCACTGGTCTGATAGCTTCCGGTTCGACGGTCGTAATCCTTTCAAAATTCGAGATGGATGAAATGCTAATGGCAATCCAAAAATTCTCCGCCACTTACTTGCCTTTAGTGCCACCAATTCTGGTAGCCTTAGTCAACCATGCTGAAATCATTAGGAAAAAGTACGATCTAAGCAGCCTACACTCAGTGCTCTCCGGCGGCGCGCCGCTGAGTAAGGAAGTAATAGAGGGGTTCTCGGAGAAGTATCCGAACGTGACGATTCTACAGGGATATGGACTCACCGAGTCGACTGGGGTCGGAGCGTCAACAGACTCTCTGGAGGAGAGCCGGAAGTATGGTACGGCGGGGCTGCTGTCCCCGAGCATGGAGGCGAAGATCGTGGATCCGGAGAGTGGGGTGGCGTTGTCAGTGAATCAGACGGGTGAGCTTTGGCTGAAGGGTCCCACCATCATGAAAG GTTATTTCAGCAATGAAGAGGCCACAGCTTCGACTCTGGATTCAGAAGGGTGGTTGAGAACTGGAGATTTATGCTACATTGATGAGGACGGATTTATCTTTGTGGTTGACAGGTTGAAGGAGCTCATCAAGTACAAGGGTTATCAG GTTCCTCCTGCAGAGTTGGAGGCGTTGTTGCTCACTCACCCAGAAATTGCTGATGCTGCTGTTATCCC GTTCCCAGATAAGGAGGTTGGGCAGTTTCCGATGGCATATGTGGTACGCAAAACAGCAAGTACTATATCAGAGAACGGAGTGATGGATTTCATTGCTAAACAG GTGGCTCCATACAAGAGAATTCGACGAGTTGCATTTGTGGCTTCTATTCCAAAGAATCCTTCAGGGAAGATACTCAGGAAGGATCTAATCAAGCTTGCTGTCTCTAAAATGTGA
- the LOC110011563 gene encoding auxin-responsive protein SAUR66-like: MKVSSKKLSKIVGKWKRRGSFVVYSKDNKRFVVPLRYLNHPIFRVLLEMAEEEYGLTADGPLQVPLEKELVDYILCLLRKHPTEEVEKAVLSLASCRGATLQAPNQERMGTPVVSCG; the protein is encoded by the coding sequence ATGAAGGTGAGCTCTAAGAAGCTAAGCAAGATCGTCGGCAAGTGGAAAAGACGGGGTAGTTTTGTCGTCTACTCCAAGGATAACAAGAGGTTTGTCGTGCCGTTGCGCTATCTAAATCACCCTATTTTCAGAGTGCTGCTGGAGATGGCAGAAGAGGAGTATGGATTGACAGCTGACGGGCCGTTACAAGTTCCTTTGGAGAAAGAGTTAGTAGACTACATTCTTTGTTTGCTGAGGAAACATCCTACTGAGGAAGTAGAGAAGGCAGTCCTGTCCCTTGCATCATGCCGAGGGGCTACTCTGCAGGCACCGAATCAAGAACGAATGGGAACTCCAGTTGTATCTTGTGGTTGA
- the LOC105177924 gene encoding probable cytokinin riboside 5'-monophosphate phosphoribohydrolase LOGL10, whose protein sequence is MMEDKKAKKSRFKRVCVFCGSSTGKKDCYRDAAVQLGQELVSRSIDLVYGGGSAGLMGLISKEVHTGGRHVLGIIPRTLMSKEITGETVGEVRPVADMHQRKAEMARHSDCFIALPGGYGTMEELLEVITWAQLGIHDKPVGLLNVDGYYNSLLSFIDKAVDDGFINPSQRHIIVSAPTPQELLQKLEEYVPLHDGVVAQALWEVEQLELNNSLQSHQIPS, encoded by the exons ATGATGGAAGACAAGAAAGCAAAGAAATCAAGATTCaaaagagtttgtgtgttctGTGGAAGCAGTACAGGCAAGAAGGATTGCTACAGAGATGCCGCGGTCCAGTTGGGCCAAGAATTG GTTTCAAGAAGTATAGATCTTGTGTACGGAGGGGGCAGCGCAGGGTTGATGGGACTGATTTCGAAGGAGGTCCATACTGGCGGACGACATGTTTTAGG AATCATTCCCAGAACGTTAATGTCCAAAGAG ATAACTGGTGAAACAGTAGGGGAGGTACGGCCCGTAGCTGACATGCATCAAAGGAAAGCAGAAATGGCCCGCCACTCTGACTGTTTCATAGCTCTTCCAGGCGGGTATGGCACAATGGAGGAGTTACTAGAAGTCATTACATGGGCTCAGCTCGGAATTCACGACAAGCCT GTAGGTTTGCTGAACGTGGATGGATACTACAACAGCTTGCTGAGCTTCATAGACAAGGCAGTAGATGATGGCTTCATTAACCCCTCTCAGCGTCATATCATAGTCTCCGCACCAACACCTCAAGAACTACTCCAAAAACTTGAG GAGTACGTCCCTCTGCATGATGGAGTGGTCGCTCAGGCACTCTGGGAGGTTGAACAACTGGAGCTCAACAATTCCCTCCAATCTCATCAGATTCCTAGTTAA
- the LOC105177931 gene encoding uncharacterized protein LOC105177931 — translation MSRPNFDFDSLSELHDSVNNLLHSPDIKLEIIHQGQEKWAHQVSEASLKMADSCAAAKDLLLLAKAHVQNLQSAFRRIAASTADHCSFAPHRLPRKQLKKAILKRLNSLKGMKSTFAAPPEDPSLVVVVNLLKEVRATTALMVGSLLSLIAIPNPDSGRKQDPVFRIKYLTRVDSFSTWEKLCDVSDVLTMIKRLEEVEIVVEDMEAELERMLRRLITTRASLLNILTTYKY, via the coding sequence ATGTCTCGCCCCAATTTCGACTTCGATTCACTAAGCGAGTTGCACGATTCCGTGAACAATTTGCTGCATTCCCCCGACATCAAGCTCGAGATAATCCACCAGGGCCAGGAAAAATGGGCGCACCAGGTCTCTGAAGCATCCCTGAAAATGGCGGATTCTTGCGCTGCAGCCAAGGACCTCCTCCTCCTCGCTAAAGCCCATGTCCAGAACCTGCAGTCCGCGTTTCGCCGAATCGCCGCCAGCACGGCGGATCACTGCAGTTTCGCCCCCCACCGCCTCCCCCGGAAGCAGCTGAAGAAAGCGATCCTGAAAAGACTGAACTCGCTCAAGGGAATGAAGAGCACTTTCGCCGCGCCACCGGAAGATCCGAGCCTTGTGGTGGTCGTGAACTTGCTGAAGGAAGTGAGAGCCACCACGGCGTTGATGGTGGGATCACTGTTGTCGCTCATCGCCATCCCTAATCCGGATTCGGGGCGTAAGCAGGATCCTGTTTTCAGGATTAAGTACTTGACCCGGGTCGACAGCTTTAGTACATGGGAGAAATTATGCGACGTGTCTGACGTACTTACGATGATTAAAAGGCTTGAGGAAGTGGAGATAGTGGTGGAAGACATGGAAGCAGAGTTAGAGCGTATGTTGAGAAGGTTGATCACCACAAGAGCTTCGCTTCTAAACATACTCACCACCTACAAATATTAA